A genomic window from bacterium includes:
- the pilO gene encoding type 4a pilus biogenesis protein PilO, which produces MNRRERLMLMVAIVLLGGIIFKFFIHDPAQAEHDTLVAARDSAAAELTKDQQIVARAEHARQEYERLRAYIATMEQKLPPRKEIPALLTAMEQFTKQVGVTLASIHPGTLTAVNAAPAGAQGQTPASQTPASQTPAGQTPAAGSRQKPARTLAYSSMPVDLLLSGTFAQTVDYLKQLRNFPRLIIVDSVSLSPQTLPKLNVTIRAEMYTLGTPSTQTGGTH; this is translated from the coding sequence ATGAATCGCCGCGAACGCCTTATGCTCATGGTCGCGATCGTCCTGCTCGGCGGGATCATTTTCAAGTTTTTCATCCACGACCCGGCGCAGGCCGAACACGACACGCTGGTCGCGGCGCGCGACAGCGCCGCCGCGGAACTCACCAAAGACCAGCAGATCGTCGCGCGCGCGGAACACGCGCGGCAGGAATACGAGCGGCTGCGTGCCTACATCGCGACGATGGAACAGAAGCTGCCGCCGCGCAAGGAGATTCCGGCGCTGCTGACGGCGATGGAACAGTTCACGAAACAGGTCGGCGTGACGCTGGCCAGCATCCATCCCGGCACGTTGACGGCCGTGAACGCCGCGCCCGCGGGGGCGCAGGGCCAGACGCCGGCCAGCCAGACGCCGGCCAGCCAGACGCCGGCCGGCCAGACGCCGGCCGCCGGATCGCGACAGAAGCCCGCGCGGACGCTGGCCTACTCGTCCATGCCGGTTGATCTGCTGCTGAGCGGCACGTTCGCACAGACCGTCGACTACCTGAAGCAGCTGCGGAACTTTCCGAGGCTCATCATCGTCGACTCGGTGTCGCTCTCGCCGCAGACGCTTCCGAAACTCAATGTGACGATTCGGGCGGAGATGTATACTCTTGGAACGCCGTCCACGCAGACGGGGGGAACGCACTAA